From the Garra rufa chromosome 23, GarRuf1.0, whole genome shotgun sequence genome, the window ggtaaaaaggctccCTGTAATGTGAACATTCTGGTGAACTTCAAGGTTTCCACTTTCACTGCAACTCTTTCCAGGCTTTTCTCTATTGTACATTTTTATGTGACTTTCAAGTTGTCCTTGTTGCCTcatgtgaactctcatgtgaatgttaaggcattctttacgattgaaaccttttccacactggctgcatgtgtaaggcttatCTTCAGTGtgtattctcatgtgtctgttaaggcttcctttttcagtgaaactctttccacactgtttgcatgagtaaggcttctctccagtgtgaatttgtatgtgtctgttaaggcatcctttacgagtgaaactctttccacactgtttgcatgtgaaaggcttctctccagtgtgaattctcatgtgcattttaaggtgtccttgttggaaactctttccacactgcttgcaagagtaaggcttctctccggtgtgaatcctcatgtgccttttaaggtgtcctctttctttgaaactctttccacactgatagcaagtgaaaatactcctagttccagtcttctgagcacttttttgtttagaagtcttttcagactctaaggaacaaaaagatttttctccagatacgaaatcatgaagattctcaaactgatctttctcttcagtttcatttagatcttctctctcctctttcagcgctgttagatctaaggtggaaaaacaaaaagataaaagttaaccccagtttaatggcacaaagcaattaacatcaaaacatgtagatatgtaatgcatgtatgctagatcctatactaAGGTGTCCAGATTAAGTTGgctgttatacaattaattaaatctaggAAATCTATACAGACCGATCTCAATTATTATATACCATTTTTATGTCTCCCAGGGaataaaattcaacaaatttagagagagactAGGAAAAAGAAAGGGGACAAACTCCGCACTCAAACGACAGATGGAAAATTTATCACACAATAATTACTTCTGAGGTTTTATGaagggggcaattatgttagccaatACTACAAGTTGGCTGTTACACTGACCTTTTAAGTGGAAAACACCCCAAAACTGACTGTCAGAGAAGCAGTGGAAAACGGTCATTAATCTctcaaaaatcttatttaaataaaattaaatcactCGATTTAAAGTATATCTGTcaaaaacattagtaatattataattacgcctctggaaacataaaaaaaaatactaaatttaaaCTTCCAATTGAAAGTGAAACATCCTGTCTGTTACCCTGCCTGAggattttattaaagactttgcCTTTACTCCTACGCAGCTTCAGGGAGCGGAGAACTTATCTAAACGACGAGAAGGGAACTTTGATGCTCACTTTGGGAATGTTTAACTCATAGGCGACTCTCGAGAGCGAGGAGAGCACTGCTGTGCTCAACTATAAAAGAATTGGCTCTCAGATCGAGAGAACTCACATGTTCCATCTGAGActggtagctttatcaggcattacatgcagacaaaatgaaaattacatcgAAAATGTTCTGAAGAAGGTTCTCTTGGAATGTTCTGAAGGTTTCCTTCAgagatacagtgatataaaacaatgattttgaaacgtacAGTTCTCTTGTTTGTTCAACAAAGTTAAagccttttggaaaatctatttgtggtggtcagttttgatattgtggtcatgttaaagtgcatattgcaggttagagactccggtgaattgatgtatagaaaaataatgtaggaaccagattttctttaaaatatacttcaaaatacgctattaaggcttctagagtcgtttttgtgagagaattttacttccgcgtctgaaaaactggcaaaccggtagtgacgtaacgagagggagagcggtcaatgtaaaccataggaaaacaatggatcgcaatgactgttcggacgcagagaacatttaaaatgtttatttacacttgtatgacgaaccacagacacaaatatgagcctgctatgtggccaagagagcagggacatgccaggattaaacagaacaatGGTCAGATTAATTAGGTCAATTAATATCCaacgttacgtgatatagcgggttttTATTACCGTGCgcgagagataaacacctttttgttttattatatgcttatatgggaaatacccccaaacttgatgtgctgtctctgactctgcacccaggctttgaggcttgctgtctgaaatcaaaataggttctacGTATAGCTTAAATGCATTTCAGGCAGGGGCATAGAcatctccaggccagcagacatgagtatgtttatggtagagatcatttattactctgagctaaacacttgtacgtacaaataaacagtaaaatttaatctcaattacag encodes:
- the LOC141299047 gene encoding uncharacterized protein; the encoded protein is LDLTALKEEREDLNETEEKDQFENLHDFVSGEKSFCSLESEKTSKQKSAQKTGTRSIFTCYQCGKSFKERGHLKRHMRIHTGEKPYSCKQCGKSFQQGHLKMHMRIHTGEKPFTCKQCGKSFTRKGCLNRHIQIHTGEKPYSCKQCGKSFTEKGSLNRHMRIHTEDKPYTCSQCGKGFNRKECLNIHMRVHMRQQGQLESHIKMYNREKPGKSCSESGNLEVHQNVHITGSLFTCQQCEKSFTRKVYLYIHMRVHTGEKPYTCKQCGNRFSQKGSLGRHMKIHNKEKSNRSP